The following coding sequences are from one Leptolyngbya sp. NIES-3755 window:
- a CDS encoding beta-glucosidase (similar to AA sequence:cyanobase_aa:LBDG_18610): MVSYQFPDDFQWGTATSAYQIEGAVNRDGRKPSVWDTFSAKKGSTLGGDTGEIACEHYDRYKDDIKLMAELGVKHYRFSLSWCRIVPDGRGAVNEAGVDFYRRLVDCLLDHGITPWATLFHWDSPQALENRYGSWRSREMAQDFADYVSAVVSRLGDQITNWMTLNEITCFTHMGYDVLEKPKHAPGTYVGSRKEVWQTSHHALLAHGLACQAIRSNSIKSSIGLVDNFGVTVPIDESPENIEAAKKAFQYHCQNGGIIYPALTGEYNSAFLEQLKNDTPEIQQGDLEIIHQPLDFVGLNIYTGTYIRAADNWQGCEWIDFPSSYPALNMPWLQLVPESLYWGIRHVSETLNRPDLNVYITENGCAAQDQLKRSGEVLDLDRILYLRQHLQGVHRAATEGYPIKGYFVWSFMDNFEWAWGYDRRFGITYVDYKTQKRIPKSSYHWYAECIRQNRVV; the protein is encoded by the coding sequence ATGGTTAGCTATCAATTTCCCGATGATTTCCAATGGGGCACTGCGACTTCTGCGTACCAAATCGAAGGAGCCGTGAACCGAGATGGACGTAAGCCGAGTGTTTGGGATACATTTAGCGCGAAAAAGGGCAGTACGCTTGGAGGAGACACAGGCGAGATTGCTTGCGAACACTACGATCGATACAAGGATGACATCAAATTGATGGCGGAATTGGGCGTGAAACACTACCGATTCAGTCTTTCTTGGTGTCGAATCGTTCCCGATGGACGTGGAGCAGTCAATGAAGCAGGAGTCGATTTCTACCGTCGATTAGTCGATTGCTTGCTCGATCATGGGATTACACCCTGGGCAACCTTGTTTCACTGGGACAGTCCGCAAGCGTTGGAAAATCGATACGGCTCTTGGCGGAGTCGGGAAATGGCGCAAGATTTCGCTGATTATGTGAGTGCAGTGGTTTCGCGATTGGGCGATCAGATTACGAACTGGATGACGCTGAACGAAATTACCTGCTTTACACACATGGGATACGACGTGCTGGAAAAGCCGAAACACGCTCCAGGAACGTATGTGGGTTCAAGAAAAGAAGTTTGGCAGACTTCACATCATGCGTTACTCGCTCATGGATTGGCGTGTCAGGCGATTCGATCGAACTCGATAAAATCGTCGATCGGGTTAGTAGATAACTTTGGTGTCACTGTTCCGATCGATGAATCTCCTGAAAATATTGAAGCGGCTAAGAAAGCCTTTCAGTATCACTGCCAAAATGGTGGAATTATCTATCCAGCATTAACAGGTGAATACAATTCAGCGTTTCTAGAACAGTTGAAAAATGATACTCCAGAGATTCAACAAGGGGATCTCGAAATCATTCATCAACCTTTAGATTTTGTCGGATTAAATATCTACACTGGAACTTATATTCGAGCGGCAGACAATTGGCAGGGATGTGAATGGATTGATTTTCCGTCATCTTATCCAGCGTTAAATATGCCGTGGTTGCAACTGGTTCCAGAATCGTTGTATTGGGGAATTCGTCACGTTAGCGAAACTCTAAATCGTCCGGATCTAAACGTTTATATTACTGAGAACGGATGTGCTGCTCAGGATCAATTAAAACGGTCTGGAGAAGTGTTGGATCTCGATCGTATTCTTTATCTCCGTCAGCATCTTCAAGGTGTTCATCGTGCTGCTACAGAAGGCTATCCGATCAAAGGCTATTTTGTTTGGAGCTTTATGGATAACTTTGAATGGGCATGGGGATACGATCGACGATTTGGCATCACGTATGTCGATTACAAAACTCAAAAGCGCATCCCGAAATCAAGTTATCACTGGTACGCTGAGTGTATTCGCCAAAATCGCGTCGTATGA
- a CDS encoding hypothetical protein_850 (similar to AA sequence:cyanobase_aa:LBDG_18600), whose translation MKRFPWLSSALLFAAYATFGRIVISTAHVWTSIASAAGLGLVLAIILMHPLTSSEKMLAKWFRSDTVAFMSLLAFAAFASILLNWFKIFMPIIMVLSAEALVRLDLQTAEYTQTQALGILVVVAWLGLGAGWALSTIS comes from the coding sequence ATGAAGAGATTTCCCTGGCTATCTTCAGCTTTATTGTTCGCTGCGTATGCCACCTTCGGCAGAATCGTCATTTCTACCGCTCATGTTTGGACTTCGATCGCATCTGCGGCAGGTCTTGGGCTTGTACTAGCAATCATTCTGATGCACCCACTGACCAGTTCTGAGAAAATGCTGGCGAAATGGTTTCGCTCCGATACGGTTGCCTTTATGAGTTTGCTTGCCTTTGCCGCCTTTGCCTCTATTCTGCTCAACTGGTTTAAAATCTTCATGCCAATCATCATGGTACTGAGCGCAGAAGCATTAGTACGATTGGATTTGCAAACCGCAGAATACACCCAGACCCAAGCATTAGGAATTCTTGTTGTGGTCGCTTGGCTCGGTCTGGGAGCGGGATGGGCACTGTCAACGATCAGCTAA
- a CDS encoding 30S ribosomal protein S16 (similar to AA sequence:cyanobase_aa:LBDG_28820) — MTTPGSMATSPYHFVITDKESSVLVMLKLRLKRFGKKREASYRIVVAQSTTRRDGRPLAEVGFYNPRSDEVRLDVPVILDWLKKGAQPTDTVRDILFKNNVLEQLKSDSV, encoded by the coding sequence ATGACTACTCCGGGAAGTATGGCAACTTCGCCATATCACTTTGTAATTACTGATAAGGAGTCCTCGGTTTTAGTTATGCTCAAATTGAGATTAAAGCGCTTCGGGAAAAAACGCGAAGCTAGTTATCGGATTGTGGTCGCTCAAAGCACCACCCGCCGCGATGGTCGTCCGTTGGCAGAAGTCGGATTTTATAATCCGCGATCGGATGAAGTCCGGTTAGATGTCCCTGTGATTCTCGATTGGTTAAAGAAAGGCGCACAGCCAACCGATACCGTTCGTGATATTCTCTTCAAGAACAACGTGCTTGAGCAATTGAAATCTGATTCCGTTTAA
- a CDS encoding hypothetical protein (similar to AA sequence:cyanobase_aa:LBDG_18620), whose protein sequence is MNSMNADTWSVIFKVMGASLAIAIAIKYFAPFAEIEPTTFNVLLAVLSPTTILATILLVTLKNG, encoded by the coding sequence ATGAACAGTATGAACGCTGATACGTGGTCGGTGATTTTCAAAGTAATGGGAGCGTCTTTAGCAATTGCGATCGCGATTAAATATTTCGCTCCTTTTGCAGAGATTGAACCGACGACTTTTAACGTACTGTTGGCAGTACTATCGCCTACCACGATTCTGGCAACGATTCTTTTGGTCACTCTCAAAAATGGTTAG
- a CDS encoding isocitrate dehydrogenase (similar to AA sequence:cyanobase_aa:LBDG_46780): MYEKITPPTTGSAITFENGSPIVPDNPIIPFIRGDGTGIDLWPASQRVFDAAVERAYGGKRKITWFKIYVGDEACEQYGTYQYLPEDSLAAIREFGVAIKGPLTTPIGGGIRSLNVALRQIFDLYACVRPCKYYAGTPSPHRYPEKLDVIIYRENTEDIYLGIEWKQGSEMGDRLIKLLNEDLIPSTPEHGKKQIPLDSGIGIKPISKKGSQRLVRRAIQHALRLPKNKQTVTLVHKGNIMKYTEGAFRDWGYELATTEFRSQCVTERESWILSNKEKNAELSIEENARQIDPGYGAMTPDKQASICKEVQSVLDSIWETHGNGQWKEKVMVNDRIADSIFQQIQTRPDEYSILATMNLNGDYISDAAAAIAGGLGMAPGANIGDSSAIFEATHGTAPKHAGLDRVNPGSLILSGVMMLEYMGWQEAADLIKGGLGKAIVQREVTYDLARLMEPPVDQPLKCSEFAEAIIRNF, from the coding sequence ATGTACGAAAAAATTACACCACCGACCACGGGTTCTGCAATCACCTTTGAGAACGGATCGCCGATCGTTCCTGACAACCCTATTATTCCATTTATCCGGGGGGATGGGACGGGGATAGATTTGTGGCCCGCTTCTCAACGAGTGTTTGATGCAGCAGTTGAAAGGGCATACGGTGGAAAACGCAAAATCACCTGGTTCAAAATCTATGTGGGCGATGAAGCGTGTGAGCAATATGGAACGTATCAATATTTACCGGAGGATTCGTTAGCAGCGATTCGTGAATTTGGTGTTGCGATCAAAGGTCCGTTAACAACACCCATTGGGGGAGGCATTCGATCGCTGAATGTTGCCTTACGCCAAATCTTTGATCTCTATGCGTGTGTTCGTCCTTGTAAGTACTATGCTGGAACGCCTTCGCCGCATCGATATCCAGAAAAATTGGATGTGATTATCTATCGGGAGAACACTGAAGATATCTATCTTGGAATTGAATGGAAACAGGGAAGTGAAATGGGCGATCGCTTAATCAAACTGCTCAATGAAGATCTAATTCCCAGCACTCCAGAACATGGTAAAAAACAAATTCCACTCGATTCTGGAATTGGGATCAAACCGATTAGTAAAAAAGGGTCTCAGCGACTCGTTCGTAGAGCAATTCAACACGCCCTTCGATTGCCCAAGAACAAACAAACCGTAACTCTAGTTCACAAGGGCAACATCATGAAGTACACCGAAGGGGCGTTTCGAGACTGGGGCTATGAATTAGCAACAACGGAATTTCGATCGCAGTGTGTGACCGAGCGCGAATCCTGGATTTTAAGCAATAAAGAAAAGAACGCAGAGTTGTCGATCGAAGAAAATGCTCGTCAAATTGATCCGGGTTACGGTGCTATGACTCCGGATAAGCAAGCCTCAATCTGCAAAGAGGTTCAATCTGTGCTCGATTCCATCTGGGAAACACATGGGAATGGGCAATGGAAAGAGAAAGTCATGGTTAACGATCGCATTGCTGATAGTATTTTCCAACAGATTCAAACCCGTCCAGATGAGTACTCAATTCTGGCAACGATGAATTTGAACGGGGACTATATTTCTGATGCCGCAGCCGCGATCGCAGGTGGATTGGGAATGGCTCCTGGTGCGAACATTGGTGATTCTTCTGCAATCTTTGAAGCGACTCATGGAACAGCACCGAAACATGCAGGACTCGATCGAGTGAATCCGGGTTCGTTGATTCTATCGGGTGTGATGATGCTGGAATATATGGGTTGGCAAGAAGCAGCGGACTTAATTAAAGGCGGGTTGGGAAAAGCGATCGTTCAGCGTGAAGTGACTTACGATTTGGCGCGATTGATGGAACCGCCTGTGGATCAACCGCTGAAATGTTCTGAATTTGCAGAAGCGATCATTCGGAACTTTTAG
- a CDS encoding hypothetical protein (similar to AA sequence:cyanobase_aa:LBDG_28830): MKSATPDYAGLIRFLVQPFLETPDALRVDCEVLVNGSRIWVRMAFEGTDKGRVFGRGGRNVQAIRSAIEGVAKAAGQTVSLDIYGGGQHRDNDDDRPPRQPRSSPRPDAPRRPMKN, from the coding sequence GTGAAATCTGCAACTCCTGATTATGCCGGACTGATCCGGTTTCTCGTTCAACCCTTTTTAGAAACGCCTGATGCGCTGCGGGTCGATTGTGAAGTGTTAGTCAATGGATCGCGTATTTGGGTGCGAATGGCGTTTGAAGGGACGGATAAAGGGCGCGTCTTTGGGCGTGGGGGTCGAAATGTTCAGGCAATTCGGAGCGCGATCGAGGGAGTGGCGAAGGCAGCAGGGCAAACGGTGAGTTTAGATATTTATGGGGGTGGACAGCATCGGGATAACGACGATGACCGCCCACCCCGTCAGCCTCGGTCTTCACCCCGTCCCGATGCTCCTAGAAGACCGATGAAAAATTAG
- a CDS encoding hypothetical protein (similar to AA sequence:cyanobase_aa:Npun_R5222), whose protein sequence is MVLQVPPLVKWEPLPDDYPLPDDPVENLQQPSLAAALTDVLGANDRIRPEMLIGSNFALVATVRNKIVLKAPDWFYVPQVQPVSADVIRRSYTQNSEGSPVAIVMEFLSNEDGGELSIRSTPPYGKLYYYEQILQVPTYVTYDPYEPSLEVRCLQDQRYQLQSANEDGRFWIPELQLFLGIWNGERLCQRTNWLRWWDSEGNLLLWSSEQVEQERQRSQILATKLRELGIDPDTLEGS, encoded by the coding sequence ATGGTTCTTCAAGTTCCACCGCTCGTCAAATGGGAGCCACTCCCCGACGATTACCCGCTCCCTGATGACCCCGTGGAAAATCTCCAACAACCTTCTCTTGCTGCCGCATTAACCGATGTGTTAGGAGCCAACGATCGTATTCGACCCGAAATGCTCATCGGCTCCAATTTTGCTCTAGTCGCGACCGTTCGCAACAAAATCGTACTCAAAGCCCCAGACTGGTTTTACGTCCCGCAAGTGCAACCCGTGTCCGCGGACGTGATTCGCCGCAGCTACACCCAAAATTCAGAGGGATCACCCGTCGCGATCGTCATGGAATTTCTCTCGAATGAGGACGGCGGCGAGTTATCGATTCGATCGACTCCTCCTTACGGCAAGCTCTACTATTACGAGCAAATTCTTCAGGTTCCCACTTATGTTACGTATGACCCATACGAGCCAAGTTTAGAGGTTCGTTGTCTCCAGGATCAGCGCTATCAACTGCAATCCGCGAATGAGGATGGGCGCTTTTGGATTCCAGAGCTTCAGCTATTTCTGGGAATTTGGAACGGCGAACGATTGTGTCAACGAACGAACTGGTTGCGTTGGTGGGATAGCGAGGGAAATCTTCTGCTCTGGAGTTCGGAGCAAGTAGAACAGGAGCGACAGCGATCGCAGATTCTCGCCACTAAATTGAGAGAACTTGGCATCGATCCAGACACTCTCGAAGGTTCATGA
- a CDS encoding hypothetical protein (similar to AA sequence:cyanobase_aa:asr1399), whose protein sequence is MKALKVMATIDDQGQLTLDQPLLQEKNSRVEVIVLISAEADTDDKTQTELLADFRQAWHEAMTGQTIPVSQLWEGLEK, encoded by the coding sequence ATGAAAGCACTAAAAGTCATGGCAACGATCGACGATCAAGGACAGTTAACCTTAGATCAGCCACTTTTACAGGAAAAGAATAGCCGTGTAGAGGTAATCGTTCTCATTTCAGCGGAGGCAGACACAGACGATAAAACTCAAACAGAGCTGTTAGCCGATTTTCGCCAAGCTTGGCATGAAGCAATGACGGGACAAACTATTCCTGTAAGTCAGCTTTGGGAAGGACTTGAGAAATAA
- a CDS encoding PhoH-like protein (similar to AA sequence:cyanobase_aa:LBDG_18630) — protein sequence MVETFTLPLPSPESAIALSGDREDNLKTLARQTGASIVLRGQDLMITGTPNQIDLIKRLIGALESSWSKGQAISSVDILTARHALDTQQEGELETIQQDVLGRTRRGEAVRAKTFRQRQYIQAVRSHDLTFCIGPAGTGKTYLAAVLAIQALLSNQYERLILTRPAVEAGERLGFLPGDLQQKIDPYLRPLYDALYEFVEPEKISGLMERGIIEVAPIAYMRGRTLNNAFVIIDEAQNTTPAQMKMLLTRIGFKSKMVVTGDLTQTDLPSQQESGLAMAQKILKSIDTIAFCNLSKADVVRHPLVQRIVEAYEQYER from the coding sequence ATGGTCGAAACATTTACGCTGCCTTTACCAAGTCCTGAAAGCGCGATCGCACTCTCTGGAGATCGCGAAGATAATTTGAAAACACTTGCCCGTCAAACTGGAGCTTCGATCGTTCTACGCGGACAAGATTTGATGATTACTGGAACACCAAATCAGATTGATCTCATTAAGCGGTTGATCGGTGCGCTGGAATCTTCTTGGAGTAAAGGACAGGCGATTTCGAGTGTGGATATTCTAACGGCTCGTCATGCACTCGATACACAGCAAGAAGGCGAATTAGAAACGATTCAACAGGATGTGCTGGGACGGACACGCCGAGGGGAAGCGGTTCGGGCAAAAACATTTCGGCAACGGCAATATATTCAAGCGGTGCGATCGCATGATTTAACGTTCTGTATTGGTCCCGCTGGAACGGGAAAGACTTATCTCGCAGCAGTTTTGGCGATTCAGGCTTTGTTGTCAAATCAGTATGAACGGTTGATTTTGACTCGTCCAGCGGTGGAAGCAGGAGAAAGATTAGGATTCTTGCCGGGAGATTTGCAGCAGAAGATTGATCCTTATCTGCGTCCGCTTTATGATGCGCTTTACGAATTTGTCGAGCCTGAGAAAATTAGCGGATTGATGGAGCGTGGAATTATTGAAGTTGCACCGATCGCTTATATGCGCGGACGAACTTTAAACAATGCGTTTGTGATTATTGATGAAGCGCAGAATACAACGCCTGCACAAATGAAAATGTTGCTGACTCGGATTGGGTTTAAATCCAAAATGGTCGTCACTGGGGATTTAACACAAACAGATTTACCATCACAGCAGGAATCAGGATTGGCAATGGCGCAGAAGATTTTGAAATCGATCGATACGATCGCATTCTGCAATCTCTCGAAAGCTGATGTCGTTCGCCATCCACTCGTGCAAAGAATTGTGGAAGCTTATGAACAGTATGAACGCTGA
- a CDS encoding hypothetical protein (similar to AA sequence:cyanobase_aa:LBDG_18590): MRGQMKRVGTNIAIGLVMGLGQISVVTAQQPLPPPPNVPLVPPSAPLPSVVPAPNVPIDSPNERVFTAPQPNPVARPVNGGYRVIVDSDSPFVLQQVRSIQPDAFIQNFGGRRVIQAGLYGDELNARQQVSRLASQGISAQITGRSPEFGNAERGYYAVVPGNAREVQEYRDRAIRLGVTPSLLRIRDRPRGLHLAVGPFSQQREAEQVVQYLREQGSLDARLFYDR; the protein is encoded by the coding sequence ATGCGAGGTCAAATGAAACGGGTTGGAACGAACATTGCGATTGGCTTAGTGATGGGATTGGGTCAAATCAGCGTTGTGACAGCACAACAACCCTTACCGCCGCCGCCCAATGTTCCCCTTGTTCCACCGAGTGCGCCACTACCCTCTGTTGTGCCCGCGCCGAATGTTCCGATCGATTCCCCGAATGAACGAGTGTTTACCGCGCCTCAACCCAATCCAGTGGCTCGTCCGGTGAATGGCGGATATCGGGTGATTGTGGATAGTGATAGTCCCTTTGTGTTGCAGCAAGTCCGATCAATTCAACCAGATGCGTTTATTCAAAACTTCGGTGGGCGCAGAGTCATTCAGGCGGGATTATATGGCGATGAATTGAACGCCCGTCAGCAAGTTTCCCGATTAGCTTCACAAGGAATTAGCGCTCAGATCACAGGTCGATCGCCGGAATTTGGCAATGCTGAACGCGGGTATTATGCAGTCGTTCCAGGCAATGCTCGTGAAGTGCAAGAATATCGCGATCGAGCCATTCGTTTAGGTGTGACTCCTTCGCTGTTACGAATTCGCGATCGACCTCGTGGATTGCATTTAGCAGTGGGTCCATTTTCTCAACAGCGAGAGGCAGAGCAAGTCGTTCAATATCTGCGGGAGCAAGGTAGTTTGGATGCGCGATTGTTTTACGATCGTTAG
- a CDS encoding cobalamin (similar to AA sequence:cyanobase_aa:LBDG_53220): protein MQSAYLLVTHGSRDIRPQIAIDQLRDRIEQRLSVPVGAAVLECAPTELHEQIEEFSRQHPILSEIKIVPLFLLPGVHVKDDIPEQIAIAQSRITPKLELLPHLGSHSGMVEVLASRIAQIPADARILMSHGSRRAGGNAPIDRIATEIDAVAAYWSVEPKLETRILELKQQGCQEIAILPYFLFSGGITDAIAQSIQALSEQHSDLTLQWLAPFDFCEDLVGLIIDFIAVQTSAELLTRSSK, encoded by the coding sequence TTGCAGTCTGCTTACCTCCTCGTTACGCATGGCAGTCGAGATATTCGTCCCCAGATCGCGATCGATCAATTACGCGATCGAATCGAACAGCGTTTATCTGTTCCTGTTGGAGCCGCCGTTTTAGAATGTGCCCCAACTGAATTGCACGAGCAAATCGAAGAGTTCAGCCGCCAGCATCCAATCCTTTCAGAAATCAAAATTGTGCCGCTGTTTCTGTTACCTGGGGTTCATGTCAAAGACGATATTCCAGAACAGATTGCGATTGCACAGTCCCGTATCACTCCAAAACTCGAACTCCTTCCACATCTAGGAAGCCACTCTGGAATGGTGGAAGTTCTTGCTTCAAGAATTGCTCAAATTCCCGCAGATGCCCGAATTCTGATGTCTCATGGCAGTCGTCGCGCAGGTGGAAATGCTCCGATCGACCGAATAGCAACTGAGATCGATGCTGTTGCTGCTTATTGGTCAGTTGAGCCAAAATTGGAAACGCGCATTCTAGAATTGAAGCAGCAAGGATGTCAGGAAATCGCAATCTTGCCGTACTTTCTCTTCTCAGGCGGAATTACAGATGCGATCGCCCAATCGATTCAAGCTTTGTCCGAACAGCATTCCGATCTGACACTGCAATGGTTAGCTCCGTTTGACTTTTGTGAAGATCTGGTGGGTTTAATTATCGACTTTATCGCGGTGCAAACTTCAGCCGAATTGCTAACGCGATCGAGCAAATAA
- a CDS encoding uroporphyrin-III C-methyltransferase (similar to AA sequence:cyanobase_aa:LBDG_53210), producing MMNSTETACVGKVYLVGAGPGDPGLMTLKGKALLECADVVVYDALVSEPILAMINPIAEKIDAGKRRGRHSMAQDEINQLLIDKAHEAAIVVRLKGGDPFIFGRGGEEMLDLVAAGVSVEMVPGITSGIAAPAYAGIPLTHRSYSSSVTFVTGHEEAGKYRPAVNWSAIAHGSETIVIYMGVHNLPQIIEQLHQAGMSLETPIAMVRWGTRPEQEELIGTLETICAQMEAANFKAPAIAVIGNVVNLHEILSQCRPQFLDVSNPV from the coding sequence ATGATGAATTCAACAGAAACAGCTTGCGTTGGTAAGGTTTATTTAGTTGGTGCGGGACCTGGCGATCCGGGTCTTATGACCTTAAAAGGAAAAGCATTGCTCGAATGTGCAGATGTTGTTGTTTACGATGCCTTAGTCAGTGAGCCGATTTTAGCGATGATTAACCCGATCGCTGAAAAGATCGATGCGGGAAAACGACGCGGACGACATTCAATGGCACAGGATGAAATTAATCAGCTATTGATTGATAAAGCTCATGAAGCGGCGATCGTCGTTCGATTAAAAGGGGGCGATCCGTTCATCTTCGGGCGCGGTGGCGAGGAAATGCTCGATCTCGTTGCAGCAGGCGTTTCCGTCGAAATGGTTCCAGGCATCACTTCTGGAATTGCAGCCCCAGCTTATGCAGGAATTCCGTTAACTCATCGATCGTATAGTTCCTCTGTCACTTTCGTCACCGGACACGAAGAAGCTGGAAAATATCGCCCTGCGGTGAATTGGAGTGCGATCGCTCATGGGTCAGAAACGATCGTCATTTACATGGGCGTTCACAATCTGCCGCAGATTATTGAACAACTGCACCAAGCAGGAATGAGTTTAGAAACGCCGATCGCAATGGTGCGTTGGGGAACTCGTCCGGAGCAAGAAGAACTGATTGGAACCCTCGAAACGATTTGCGCTCAGATGGAAGCTGCGAACTTTAAAGCGCCAGCGATCGCGGTTATCGGAAATGTGGTGAATCTGCATGAGATCTTGTCTCAATGTCGCCCCCAGTTTCTAGATGTGAGTAATCCTGTGTAA
- a CDS encoding ribosomal large subunit pseudouridine synthase D (similar to AA sequence:cyanobase_aa:LBDG_53180) yields the protein MEESGERIDRYLADQLPELSRSRLQKLIELGHVQVNGELCKSKKAEVEDGDLIQIELPEVQPLELKPEAIPLDVLYEDDSLIVVNKPAGMVVHPSAGHESGTLVNALLAHCETLPGINGIQRPGIVHRLDKDTTGAIVAAKTEQAFHHLQEQFRTKTARRDYYAIVYGAPKQESGTIDQPIGRHPVDRQKQAIVPEEKGGRHAITHWQVKERLGNYSLLQFELETGRTHQIRVHSAFIGHPVVGDPVYSSGRSIGVNLPGQALHAWRLRLIHPVTEEWIEAIAPVPKYFTTLLEILRKRS from the coding sequence GTGGAAGAAAGTGGGGAGCGGATCGATCGATATCTTGCGGATCAGCTTCCAGAGTTGTCTCGATCGCGCCTTCAAAAATTAATCGAACTCGGTCACGTCCAAGTCAACGGCGAACTCTGCAAATCCAAAAAAGCCGAAGTCGAAGACGGTGATTTAATCCAAATCGAACTTCCAGAAGTCCAACCACTTGAACTCAAACCCGAAGCGATTCCATTGGATGTCCTCTACGAAGATGATTCACTGATTGTTGTTAATAAACCCGCTGGAATGGTCGTACATCCTTCAGCCGGACATGAATCAGGAACATTAGTGAATGCTTTATTAGCACACTGTGAAACCCTACCGGGAATCAATGGAATACAACGTCCAGGAATTGTTCACCGATTAGATAAAGATACAACAGGCGCGATCGTAGCTGCCAAAACTGAGCAAGCCTTTCACCATTTGCAAGAGCAATTTCGTACCAAAACGGCAAGGCGGGACTATTACGCGATCGTATACGGCGCACCAAAACAAGAGAGCGGCACGATCGATCAACCGATTGGGCGGCATCCAGTCGATCGACAAAAACAAGCGATCGTCCCTGAAGAAAAAGGCGGCAGACATGCGATCACTCATTGGCAAGTCAAAGAGCGATTAGGAAATTACTCGCTGCTGCAATTCGAGCTAGAAACGGGAAGAACCCATCAAATTCGCGTTCATAGCGCCTTTATCGGGCATCCAGTTGTTGGCGATCCGGTTTATAGCTCTGGTCGATCGATTGGTGTGAATCTTCCTGGACAAGCGCTTCATGCTTGGCGACTTAGATTAATTCATCCAGTGACAGAAGAATGGATCGAAGCGATCGCGCCTGTGCCTAAGTATTTCACAACCTTATTAGAGATTTTGAGAAAGCGATCATGA